A genome region from Drosophila simulans strain w501 chromosome 2R, Prin_Dsim_3.1, whole genome shotgun sequence includes the following:
- the LOC6733726 gene encoding CCR4-NOT transcription complex subunit 1 isoform X1, with the protein MCPRLRAVAVKALILAFQPYAMQLFDTKPYVTDSIYDILQFVKEHGLEADRSSLRHLFSVINFSDLVPSVTVQLQAKLLGIQLERQLHSSSFVSNICYAFDQFFASNQKSLKPVAVADLVGQVARLTGINKVCECVFALALTHSSYTELKHSARNNLKGSLSDLIDSYLGNKGTGPADSGLREISFDLLQYLLCCLSEYVQPQVEAQFLVKLREEFPRQAVPLVLAPFLYGSTTATIAGAGASETDAEAEATTNSNSSSFEADALNEVGIEDIYDHLSEIIFTNQGKNNIMDTSWINLILEIGYEFTSSVEECKNHLCSRERERAELQSKDVAKIVGLMCRRHSSLLDCNVNLPTPANFWPGQGQGGGSNSSGSSQTQITPQQQTPGSSNNNDGSDGNSSSDKKDKKETTEATQTWKPDVFVQALKEVVPQLNWKDVCMELDHPEFVLKDRIGLELLLTILRLATGSNIFPHPECIYRHWANTEGQLSLIATMLKNPDLFSFADFVFSQPALDVLKTAPDADNKEISSWKSLHLVEVLLSIADKGYYTQVHELFKFPAQNCPDVLFLALLNTSPPMTPLRQDLFNQLIPTFLGNHPNSNVILASAWSSNNFQLRSNIMNAMSEWYLRGNEFDQVKLSRILDLAQDLKALSALLNARSFLFIIDLACLASRREYLKLEKWLTDKIREHGEPFMQAIIKVLHRRCPQVINAKVPEDQLPPKQAQLLPETVTTMINCLQTCINNCMQPEMVEVIMQMTANVAIMANKARAQQQQQPGLVPPPPPTILRGHRGMDLPGGIVPPPPQQPFSGNLNAQMFGPGMDPLTNMSNNLAGLNLSGPNGAFNFGNMLTSPSRLMTPGANPYPLNLMQMPQAPPPPNVGNLGRMLPGGPQQQTPTPTPTAPNPNNPVMADLQIPVSKEVEDEVNSYFQRIYNHQPNPTLSIDEVLDILQRFKESSNRREQEVFLCMLRNLFEEYRFFCQYPEKELQITAQLFGGIIDRNLVPTFVALGLSLRCVLDALRKPDGSKLYYFGVTALDRFRTRLHTYNKYCEHIRSIPHFSDFPPHLIQYVEYGMHGQEPPPQKLIGLSNTIPSAISSGPGTEPIYRNSSMLGNMPAATPGSGPKSSAAVSHATRMKSIANATNIDTLLVANQEEKVTVPPEPVQDKTAFIFNNLSQLNIPQKCDEIKEIMTKEYWPWLAQYLVLKRASMEFNFHTLYYNFLDALKNGEINRFVTKETLRNIKVLLRSDKGVINFSDRSLLKNLGHWLGMMTLGRNRPILQLDLDLKSLLAEAYHKGQQELLFVVPFVAKILESSAKSRIFRSPNPWTMGIMYVLGELHQEPDLKLNLKFEIEVLCKTLNLELAKLRPVIYLKDPNRTHLIEQMSQPKPKQLEPVASAPALPREQQSPAQPPPPPQQQQPPQQQVPPPPSSADVDAQNAAAMMMAAGGANSTPGSVSSPNLPTDSNQVALPPPEPRYSYVDVNVSNFQLIGQQLVLPPNTPFLHANPGIKHIVVNAVERTITDWLQPIVDRSIRIACATTEQIIRKDFALDADENRMRTAAHQMVRNLAAGMAMITGKDEIARAISQNLHKALLSGLNGMPSMAEIQAAAMQLASENVELVCAFIQKTSAEKAAAEIDRRLSTDFETRKIAREEGNRFVDAQILTYQQERLPEAVRIKVGAAPATLYAVYSEFARSIPGFQQMSDRDIALFVPKPTDLSQPNVFANDDSSMVYGELASKMETFMNTAIGVPTLQIQASKMHMLLNALMATRRLRDQESAFNLLTRAVEGLTEGLVNMHENMEQMKMYQNIHLRILGLLNNSFGAPNTERAVTKCFFDIREEVRYNVEAARALITSHFVNLNQFDGMLRDCMDNGNNYVAISFGIALLERLIMDDRVINIVSDNEFMATVELLGRLTQHRHRYPECIVNAIDTLWSGNFNTSSDYSPFNGNDRYLSGASHYIHSGMHHVRSCDTDDPPGLQEKTEFLLKDWVALYTQQNQQSTRDARNFGAFVQKMNTYGILKTDDLITRFFRQATHICTDVVYRMFAEPSLPINQAKNKIFQWIDAFVHLIAMLVRHSGEAGNPTTKINLLNKVLGIVLGTLIKDHEMRGVSFQQVGYHRFFMMLFMELCTADVILESLMHSIVSAFAYTYHLLNPSVAPGFCFAWLELISHRVFLGRILVQIPGQKGWPLYAQLLQDLFKYLAPFLRNTELGKPVQLLYKGTLRVLLVLLHDFPEFLCDYHFGFCDTIPPNCVQMRNIILSAFPRNMRLPDPFTPNLKVDMLSDSSNAPKVLSSYIMNIQPPNFKKDLDSYLKARAPVTFLSELRGHLQVTSEPGTRYNMALMNALVMYVGTQAIALIRNKNFVPNTSNIAHSAHMDIFQNLAVDLDTEGRYLFLNAIANQLRYPNSHTHYFSCAVLHLFAEANSEAIQEQITRVLLERLIVNRPHPWGLLITFIELIKNPIYKFWDHDFVHCAPEITKLFESVARSCLAKSNVTQQLNMPVVDGEGQEVATIN; encoded by the exons ATGTGTCCCAGATTGCGGGCAGTCGCTGTCAAGGCACTTATATTGGCTTTCCAACCCTACGCAATGCAGCTCTTCGATACTAAACCATACGTTACTGATAGTATTTACGACATCTTGCAGTTCGTTAAAGAGCACGGCCTGGAAGCGGATCGCAGCAGCCTGCGCCACCTGTTCTCCGTGATCAACTTCAGCGATCTCGTGCCATCAGTTACGGTCCAGCTGCAGGCGAAGCTCCTGGGCATCCAGTTGGAGCGTCAGCTTCACAGTTCATCGTTTGTGTCCAACATCTGCTACGCTTTTGACCAGTTCTTCGCCAGCAACCAGAAG TCCCTGAAGCCTGTTGCGGTAGCGGATCTCGTTGGCCAGGTCGCCCGACTGACCGGCATCAACAAGGTTTGTGAGTGCGTCTTTGCCTTGGCCTTGACCCACTCCTCGTACACAGAACTCAAACATTCTGCCAGAAACAACCTAAAAGGTAGCCTCAGCGATTTGATAGACTCTTACTTGGGTAATAAAGGAACCGGCCCGGCCGACAGCGGTCTCCGGGAGATCTCCTTCGATCTACTGCAGTATTTGTTGTGCTGCCTTAGCGAGTACGTACAACCGCAGGTGGAGGCACAGTTTTTGGTCAAGCTTCGGGAGGAGTTTCCGCGCCAGGCGGTACCGCTGGTTCTAGCGCCGTTCCTTTACGGCTCGACGACGGCGACGATTGCGGGAGCAGGTGCCAGCGAAACGGATGCGGAGGCCGAAGCGACGACTAACAGCAACAGCTCCAGTTTCGAAGCAGATGCTTTGAACGAGGTGGGAATCGAGGATATTTATGACCATTTAAGCGAGATAATATTCACCAACCAG ggcaaaaataatattatggaCACATCTTGGATTAATCTAATCCTTGAAATCGGTTATGAATTTACATCGAGCGTTGAAGAGTGTAAGAATCATTTGTGTTCCCGTGAGCGAGAACGCGCTGAGCTTCAGTCCAAAGATGTCGCCAAGATCGTGGGTCTTATGTGCCGAAGGCACTCGTCCCTGCTCGATTGTAATGTGAATCTACCGACGCCGGCGAACTTCTGGCCTGGTCAGGGACAGGgcggtggcagcaacagcagtggcTCTTCGCAGACACAAATCACTCCGCAGCAACAGACCCCGGGCAGCAGTAACAACAACGATGGCAGCGATGGCAATTCGTCCAGTGATAAGAAGGACAAGAAGGAGACGACGGAGGCCACGCAAACTTGGAAGCCAGATGTCTTTGTGCAGGCGCTCAAGGAGGTGGTGCCTCAGCTCAACTGGAAGGACGTGTGCATGG AACTTGATCATCCCGAGTTCGTGCTGAAGGATCGCATCGGTTTGGAGCTATTGCTCACCATCCTTCGGCTGGCCACTGGCTCTAACATATTTCCACATCCAGAATGCATTTACCGTCACTGGGCAAACACGGAAGGTCAGCTGTCGCTTATCGCGACAATGCTGAAGAACCCGGATCTCTTCTCCTTCGCCGACTTTGTATTTAGCCAGCCAGCGTTGGATGTGCTTAAGACGGCTCCGGATGCGGACAATAAGGAGATCTCGTCCTGGAAGTCGCTTCACCTGGTGGAGGTGCTGCTCTCCATTGCGGACAAGGGATACTATACGCAGGTCCATGAGCTATTCAAGTTCCCAGCGCAGAACTGTCCCGATGTGCTATTTTTGGCCTTATTGAACACCAGTCCGCCGATGACGCCACTGCGTCAGGATCTGTTTAACCAACTGATACCAACGTTCCTTGGCAACCATCCCAACTCGAACGTGATCTTGGCCAGCGCCTGGAGTTCGAACAACTTCCAACTTCGGTCCAATATCATGAATGCTATGTCCGAGTGGTATCTCCGAGGCAATGAGTTCGATCAGGTGAAACTGTCGCGCATCCTGGATCTTGCCCAGGATTTAAAAGCGCTATCAGCGCTGCTCAACGCTCGTTCATTTTTATTCATTATCGACCTGGCTTGCCTTGCCTCTCGGCGCGAGTACCTGAAGCTGGAAAAGTGGCTTACCGATAAAATTCGCGAACATGGAGAGCCTTTTATGCAGGCTATAATCAAGGTTCTGCACCGTCGCTGCCCGCAGGTTATCAACGCCAAAGTGCCAGAGGACCAGCTGCCTCCCAAGCAGGCGCAGCTCTTGCCCGAGACAGTTACCACCATGATCAACTGTCTGCAAACGTGCATCAATAACTGCATGCAGCCGGAGATGGTCGAAGTCATCATGCAAATGACCGCGAACGTGGCAATTATGGCTAACAAGGCACGTgcccaacaacagcagcagccaggatTGGTTCCGCCGCCTCCACCAACAATTCTGCGCGGCCATCGAGGTATGGATCTGCCTGGAGGCATAGTCCCTCCGCCACCGCAGCAACCGTTCTCCGGAAACCTCAACGCGCAGATGTTCGGACCAGGAATGGATCCTCTGACGAATATGTCCAACAACTTGGCCGGCCTCAACCTCAGCGGCCCGAACGGAGCATTTAATTTTGGCAACATGCTGA CCTCTCCATCACGTCTGATGACTCCGGGAGCCAATCCCTATCCGCTGAACCTCATGCAGATGCCGCAGGCTCCGCCACCACCCAACGTAGGAAACCTAGGCCGCATGCTGCCAGGGGGTCCACAACAGCAGACACCAACGCCGACTCCAACGGCCCCCAATCCAAACAACCCTGTGATGGCCGATCTCCAGATACCTGTGTCAAAGGAAGTTGAAGACGAGGTCAACTCATACTTTCAGCGCATCTACAACCACCAGCCGAATCCAACGCTGTCCATCGATGAAGTGCTGGACATTTTGCAACGATTTAAAGAGTCAAGTAACCGGCGCGAACAGGAAGTCTTTTTGTGCATGCTGCGCAATCTGTTCGAGGAATATCGCTTTTTCTGTCAATACCCAGAGAAAGAGCTCCAGATTACTGCGCAGCTATTTGGTGGCATTATAGATCGCAACCTGGTGCCCACTTTTGTTGCCCTGGGCCTTTCTCTGCGCTGTGTCTTGGATGCCCTCCGCAAGCCCGATGGATCTAAGCTTTACTATTTCGGTGTGACGGCACTGGACAGATTCAGAACTCGATTGCACACCTACAACAAATACTGCGAGCATATCCGCTCCATTCCTCACTTCTCTGACTTCCCGCCGCACCTTATTCAGTATGTGGAATACGGAATGCACGGCCAGGAGCCGCCGCCTCAGAAGTTGATTGGACTCAGCAATACTATTCCTTCGGCAATATCTAGCGGACCAGGAACGGAACCAATTTACAGGAATAGCTCCATGTTAG GTAATATGCCCGCTGCCACCCCGGGATCGGGACCGAAATCAAGCGCTGCTGTGTCGCATGCCACGAGAATGAAGTCCATCGCCAATGCCACCAATATCGACACACTTTTGGTGGCCAACCAGGAAGAGAAAGTGACTGTGCCACCCGAGCCTGTACAGGACAAAACTGCCTTTATTTTCAACAACTTGAGCCAGCTGAACATACCGCAGAAGTGCGATGAGATAAAGGAGATTATGACCAAGGAGTATTGGCCGTGGCTAGCGCAATATCTGGTCCTCAAACGCGCATCAATGGAGTTCAACTTCCACACACTCTATTACAACTTCTTGGATGCCCTTAAAAACGGCGAGATCAACCGATTCGTAACCAAAGAGACCCTACGCAACATCAAGGTACTCTTGCGCTCCGATAAGggagttattaatttctcCGATCGAAGTCTGCTGAAGAACCTCGGACACTGGTTGGGCATGATGACCTTAGGTCGCAATCGCCCCATCCTGCAGTTGGATCTGGATCTGAAATCCCTTTTGGCTGAGGCTTACCATAAGGGCCAGCAGGAACTGCTTTTTGTGGTTCCTTTCGTAGCCAAGATCCTTGAGTCATCCGCCAAGTCTCGCATCTTCCGATCGCCCAATCCATGGACAATGGGTATCATGTACGTGCTTGGTGAGCTTCACCAGGAGCCAGACCTCAAGCTGAACCTGAAGTTTGAAATCGAAGTACTCTGCAAAACACTTAATCtggagttggccaagttgcgACCAGTGATCTACCTGAAGGATCCCAATCGAACTCATTTGATTGAACAGATGTCgcaaccaaaaccgaaacaacTTGAGCCAGTGGCTTCTGCACCAGCTCTACCGCGTGAACAGCAATCCCCGGCACAacctccgccgccaccacaacagcagcaaccaccgcagcagcaggtaCCTCCACCGCCATCCTCTGCGGACGTGGACGCCCAAAATGCTGCCGCTATGATGATGGCAGCAGGCGGAGCTAATAGTACTCCTGGATCGGTATCTTCGCCCAATCTACCCACCGATTCCAACCAGGTGGCTCTACCGCCACCGGAGCCGCGCTATTCATACGTGGACGTAAACGTGAGCAATTTCCAGCTTATTGGTCAGCAGTTGGTACTGCCACCCAATACTCCGTTCCTGCACGCCAATCCCGGAATCAAACACATTGTGGTCAACGCCGTGGAGCGCACGATAACCGACTGGTTGCAGCCCATTGTGGACCGAAGCATCCGCATTGCCTGTGCCACTACCGAGCAGATCATCCGCAAGGACTTCGCCCTAGATGCCGACGAGAACCGAATGCGCACTGCCGCTCATCAGATGGTACGAAACCTTGCCGCCGGCATGGCCATGATTACCGGCAAGGATGAGATAGCGCGTGCTATTAGCCAGAATCTGCACAAGGCCTTGCTGTCGGGTCTAAATGGGATGCCCAGCATGGCTGAGATCCAAGCTGCTGCTATGCAGTTAGCCAGCGAAAATGTTGAGCTAGtttgcgctttcattcagaaAACATCTGCTGAAAAGGCAGCCGCAGAGATTGATAGGCGTCTAAGCACCGATTTCGAGACCAGGAAAATTGCTCGTGAAGAGGGAAACCGTTTTGTGGACGCCCAGATCCTCACCTATCAACAGGAGCGTCTTCCAGAAGCAGTGCGCATCAAGGTGGGCGCGGCTCCAGCTACACTTTATGCTGTGTACTCGGAGTTCGCTAGAAGCATACCTGGCTTCCAGCAGATGAGCGATCGCGATATTGCCCTGTTTGTGCCCAAGCCGACGGATTTGTCTCAGCCAAATGTGTTTGCTAATGATGATAGCAGCATGGTATACGGGGAACTGGCAAGCAAAATGGAGACCTTCATGAACACGGCAATCGGAGTGCCGACACTCCAGATCCAGGCTAGCAAGATGCACATGCTCCTCAACGCTCTGATGGCGACGCGTCGACTGCGTGACCAAGAGTCTGCCTTTAATCTGCTGACCCGCGCGGTCGAGGGCTTGACCGAAGGATTGGTCAATATGCATGAAAACATGGAGCAAATGAAGATGTACCAAAACATCCATCTCCGTATCCTTGGCTTGCTAAACAACAGTTTCGGTGCTCCAAACACAGAGCGAGCGGTAACAAAGTGTTTCTTCGATATCCGAGAGGAGGTGCGATACAACGTGGAGGCAGCTCGCGCTTTGATTACGTCGCACTTTGTCAATCTGAATCAGTTTGACGGAATGCTACGCGACTGCATGGACAACGGAAACAATTATGTGGCCATATCGTTCGGTATCGCACTGCTGGAGCGCCTCATCATGGACGATCGAGTGATTAACATTGTTTCGGACAACGAATTCATGGCAACTGTTGAGCTGCTAGGTAGGCTCACTCAGCATCGCCATCGGTATCCAGAATGCATTGTGAATGCTATTGATACGCTGTGGAGCGGAAACTTTAACACGAGCAGCGACTACAGCCCGTTCAACGGCAATGATCGTTATCTGTCGGGAGCCTCCCATTACATCCACTCCGGCATGCATCACGTAAGG TCATGCGATACAGATGATCCGCCGGGCTTACAAGAGAAGACGGAGTTTCTGCTTAAGGATTGGGTTGCACTGTACACGCAACAGAACCAGCAGTCTACGCGCGATGCACGCAACTTCGGTGCATTTGTCCAGAAGATGAACACATATGGAATCCTGAAAACGGACGACTTGATCACCCGTTTTTTCCGCCAGGCCACACACATTTGCACGGATGTGGTGTACAGAATGTTCGCCGAGCCGAGTTTACCAATCAACCAGGCCAAGAACAAGATATTCCAGTGGATCGATGCGTTCGTCCATCTGATCGCAATGCTCGTGCGACACTCAGGCGAAGCAGGAAATCCAACCACCAAGATCAACCTGTTAAACAAGGTGCTGGGCATTGTGCTGGGAACACTGATTAAGGACCATGAGATGCGTGGCGTGAGCTTCCAGCAGGTTGGCTATCATCGCTTCTTCATGATGCTGTTCATGGAGCTGTGCACAGCCGATGTGATTCTCGAGTCCCTGATGCACAGTATTGTGTCGGCCTTCGCCTACACATATCACTTATTGAATCCCAGCGTGGCTCCGGGCTTCTGCTTTGCTTGGTTGGAGCTCATTTCGCATCGCGTCTTCCTCGGCCGCATCCTGGTCCAAATTCCCGGGCAAAAGGGCTGGCCGCTTTACGCTCAACTGCTGCAGGACCTCTTTAAATATCTTGCGCCCTTCTTACGCAACACTGAGCTCGGCAAACCAGTCCAACTTTTGTATAAGGGGACGCTACGTGTTCTACTCGTTCTGCTTCACGACTTCCCGGAGTTCTTGTGCGACTATCATTTTGGGTTCTGTGACACCATCCCGCCCAACTGCGTCCAGATGCGTAACATCATCCTGTCGGCGTTTCCGCGCAATATGCGCTTGCCCGATCCCTTCACACCCAACCTAAAGGTGGACATGCTGTCGGACAGTAGTAACGCACCTAAGGTGCTCAGCAGCTACATTATGAACATCCAGCCGCCGAACTTCAAGAAGGATTTGGACTCGTACCTCAAGGCCCGGGCGCCAGTTACTTTTCTATCGGAGTTACGTGGTCACTTGCAGGTGACCAGCGAGCCAGGAACGCGTTACAACATGGCACTGATGAATGCTCTGGTCATGTATGTGGGAACTCAGGCGATTGCTTTGATCAG aaacaaaaactttgtGCCCAACACCTCGAACATAGCACACAGCGCCCACATGGATATCTTCCAGAATCTTGCTGTTGATTTGGATACGGAGGGTCGCTATCTGTTCTTGAATGCGATTGCGAACCAGTTGCGCTATCCCAACAGCCACACGCACTACTTCAGCTGTGCGGTGCTGCATCTGTTTGCCGAGGCCAACTCGGAGGCAATTCAGGAGCAGATCACTCGCGTACTTCTGGAACGATTGATTGTGAACCGCCCGCATCCTTGGGGACTGTTGATCACTTTTATTGAGCTGATCAAAAATCCCATCTACAAGTTCTGGGACCATGACTTTGTGCACTGTGCGCCAGAGATCACCAA GCTCTTTGAATCGGTGGCCCGTTCCTGTCTGGCCAAGTCGAACGTCACCCAGCAGTTGAACATGCCCGTCGTCGATGGCGAGGGCCAGGAGGTAGCCACCATCAACTGA